The nucleotide sequence AATATAAAGAAAAAGTAGCAGGTGTGTTAAACATTGAATTATGTTGAGACATAATTTTATAATCTAATACTGAAGGTAATTCTTTTCTTTTTTTGTTATTCAAAATTAATTTTTTTTTTATAATTATAATAGTTAAACCAGCAGGACCAATATTTTTTTGTGCACTTGCATAAATCATACCATAATTTTTAATATTAATTTCTTGAGCAAGAATAATAGATGATAAATCTGCTATAACAGTTTTATTTTCAAATTTAGGTTCTTCATTAATTGCAATACCTTCTATTGTTTCATTAGGACAATAATGTATATATTTTGAATTATTATTTAAACTCCAGTATTTCATTTTTTCGATATAATATAATCCATTTTTTTTTTTTAATGGATTAATAATATGTGGTTTACAATATTTTGTAGCTTCTTTTATTGCTTCATTTGACCAATGTCCAATATTTGCATAATCAGCTGTTTCATCATAATATAATAAATTCATTGGTATAGCTGAAAATTGTGTTCTAGCACCTCCTTGACAAAATAATATTTCATATTCTGATGGGATATCAATCAGTTCTCTTAAATCTTTTTTTATATTTTTAATTAAATTCATGAAATCATGAGTACGATGACTAATTTCCATAACAGAAACATTTAAATTATTCCAATTTATTAATTCATTTTGTGCTTTTTTTAAAACTTCATAAGGTAATAAAGCTGGTCCAGGACTAAAATTAAATATTTTTTGCATAGTAATAATCCTATTAAACATATTATAAGTCATAAAATAATTTTTTTTTAAAATATTAAGTTATAATACTATTATGTGTATACATAGACATTATAATTCCAAAACTAGCCATAATAACTACAAGAGATGTCCCCCCATAACTTAATATAGGTAATGGTATACCTACAACAGGTAATAAACCACTTACCATACTTATATTAACAAATATACATAAAAAAAATATTAATATTATTCCATTAATAATTAATTGATTATAAATATCACGACACTTTAATGATAAGAATAAAATTCTTACTATTATTAATAAATATAAAAA is from Enterobacteriaceae endosymbiont of Donacia bicoloricornis and encodes:
- the serC gene encoding 3-phosphoserine/phosphohydroxythreonine transaminase — protein: MQKIFNFSPGPALLPYEVLKKAQNELINWNNLNVSVMEISHRTHDFMNLIKNIKKDLRELIDIPSEYEILFCQGGARTQFSAIPMNLLYYDETADYANIGHWSNEAIKEATKYCKPHIINPLKKKNGLYYIEKMKYWSLNNNSKYIHYCPNETIEGIAINEEPKFENKTVIADLSSIILAQEINIKNYGMIYASAQKNIGPAGLTIIIIKKKLILNNKKRKELPSVLDYKIMSQHNSMFNTPATFSLYLSGLVLKWLKKKGGIKFISKINKKKAKLLYSTIDRSKFYINKIKYRNRSITNVVFHLQDPEKENLFLKKSQENGLFYLKGHKKIGGIRASIYNAMPIEGIKKLINFMNDFETKYI